The Chryseobacterium shigense genome segment GCAAAGGGCTTCAGTCTGGTGAAAATCCAGATCTGATCGTTAATGTAAAAGCCAATCATAAAAAGGTTACGGATATTACCAACAATTCTCCTTACGGAATGTGGGGTTGGGGCGGACCTTTCGGCTGGGGCGTAGGAATGAGCAGAACATGGACCAGCAATTATAATGAAGGAGCCCTGATTGTAGACCTCATCGATTCTAAAACAAATAAACTGGTTTGGCAGGGTATCGGAAGCGGAATTTCCGTAGATTCCCCGAAAGCTAAACAGAGACAGATCCCTGAGATTATGGCCGAAATCATGAAAAACTACCCTCCTCAGAGAAAATAAGATTATTTAAATCAATTATCATATACAACCGCCGGTACATTTTTCCTGTACCGGCGGTTATTATTTTAATAGAACCAATCTTCTATTTTATATTATTTAAAAGATAACCTACTCCGTCATTTCTGTTGGTGACAAATTCTTTTCCTTTTTTATTGATCCTGTATACCAAAACTCCCTGATTATATGTGTCCCATATTTTAAATGTATACACTCTTTGTTTTGTATATATACTGATAAAATATTCTTGCTTTTTTACAGGATGGTT includes the following:
- a CDS encoding DUF4136 domain-containing protein is translated as MKKYIFILLASAALGLTSCSPFQVRSDYAETANFMTYKTYKIRIDDLKLNDIDKDRVLNELSRQLQSKGLQSGENPDLIVNVKANHKKVTDITNNSPYGMWGWGGPFGWGVGMSRTWTSNYNEGALIVDLIDSKTNKLVWQGIGSGISVDSPKAKQRQIPEIMAEIMKNYPPQRK